A single region of the Salmo salar chromosome ssa16, Ssal_v3.1, whole genome shotgun sequence genome encodes:
- the slc1a8b gene encoding solute carrier family 1 member 8b → MECIKHIIKSMVSVKVWAYIKGYCKRNGLLTLSVIAVVSGCVLGFSLRSFNLSTQAKIYFSFPGELLMRMLKMLILPLITSSLMSGLSAMDTKASGRLGVLTITYYLWTTFIAVIVGIILVLVIHPGTGTEKDGHRGGSGPVMTSADALLDLIRNMIPSNLIEATFQQYRTDLVPIVASSLVESQANYVYVMPDHNNPQLGHPVFLEITPAPDIKYKIVPGHSSGMNVLGIVIFSATMGLLLGKMGERGAPLVNVCQCVNECVMKIINAAMWYFPFGIVFLVAGKILDMHDPAHLGEKLGMYFITVLAGLFVHGLILLPLFYFVITRKNPFTYIRGLLQALVIALATSSSSATLPITMKCLLENCGVDRQIARFVLPVGATINMDGTALYEAVAAIFIAQVNEYELDFGQLVTISITATAASIGAAGIPQAGLVTMVIVLTSVGLPPADITLIVAIDWVLDRFRTMINVLGDALAAGIMCHLCKKDFERRESNANSGRRDTVISFGGQSVQSCTLSEAPLMDYAHRCDYVYEVEGDCVTEKSGPSYNLCQV, encoded by the exons ATGGAGTGCATAAAGCATATTATAAAGAGCATGGTCTCTGTGAAGGTTTGGGCGTACATCAAGGGCTACTGTAAACGCAACGGGCTGCTGACGCTCTCGGTCATCGCCGTGGTTTCCGGCTGTGTGCTCGGCTTCTCCCTCCGCAGCTTCAACCTTTCCACGCAG GCTAAGATCTACTTCTCGTTCCCTGGAGAACTGCTGATGAGGATGTTGAAGATGCTGATCCTGCCTCTCATCACGTCCAG TCTGATGTCAGGGCTGTCAGCCATGGACACTAAGGCCAGCGGGCGGCTGGGGGTGCTAACCATCACCTACTACCTGTGGACCACCTTCATCGCTGTCATCGTCGGCATCATCCTGGTGCTGGTCATCCACCCTGGTACGGGCACAGAGAAGGACGGGCACAGAGGAGGGTCAGGGCCCGTTATGACGTCTGCTGACGCTCTGCTGGACCTCATCAG GAACATGATTCCCTCCAATCTGATAGAGGCAACCTTTCAACAGTACCGTACAGACCTGGTGCCCATAGTGGCCTCCAGTTTGGTGGAGTCCCAGGCCAACTATGTCTACGTGATGCCCGACCACAACAACCCTCAGCTGGGCCACCCTGTCTTCCTGGAGATCACCCCAGCTCCAGACATCAAGTACAAGATCGTGCCTGGCCACAGCTCTGGCATGAACGTACTGGGGATTGTCATCTTCTCTGCTACTatgg GCCTGCtcctggggaagatgggcgagaGAGGCGCTCCATTGgtcaatgtgtgtcagtgtgtcaacGAGTGTGTTATGAAGATCATCAACGCTGCCATGTG GTATTTCCCTTTCGGCATTGTGTTCCTGGTAGCAGGGAAGATCCTGGACATGCATGACCCCGCCCACCTGGGAGAGAAGCTGGGGATGTACTTTATCACAGTGTTAGCCGGCCTGTTTGTCCACGGACTCATCCTGCTGCCGCTCTTCTACTTTGTAATCACACGCAAAAACCCCTTCACCTACATCAGAGGCCTGCTACAGGCTCTGGTCATCGCCCTGGCAACCTCCTCCAGTTCCGCCACCCTGCCCATCACCATGAAGTGTCTGTTGGAGAACTGTGGAGTGGACAGACAGATCGCCAGGTTTGTCCTTCCAGTGGGAGCCACCATCAACATGGACGGGACAGCCCTCTACGAGGCCGTGGCAGCCATTTTTATCGCTCAGGTCAACGAGTACGAACTGGACTTTGGTCAGCTGGTCACCATCAG TATCACAGCGACAGCGGCCAGTATCGGGGCTGCTGGGATTCCGCAGGCGGGCCTGGTTACCATGGTGATCGTCTTGACCTCTGTGGGGCTTCCGCCCGCTGACATCACACTGATCGTGGCCATCGACTGGGTCCT GGATCGTTTCCGGACCATGATCAATGTGTTGGGAGATGCCCTGGCTGCAGGCATCATGTGTCACCTCTGTAAGAAGGACTTTGAGAGGAGGGAGTCAAACGCTAACTCTGGCCGG